The region ACCGTGCGCTCGTCGACCAGTCGCAGGCCATTGCGGTAGGGGGCTGAGGCCGTGTCCTTCAACGGCGCCATGAATTCCTCTGGCGACTTGTAGAAGTTCAGTACGGTCCCTTTGCGGTACTGCTCCTCGCTGATCAGACCTTCATCGGCCATGCCGCGCCAGATCTGGTGCAACTGGTCGTGGACATTGCGGGTCTCACCACCGTTATGACCGAGGTAGCGACCTTCACCATCCCGGGACAGGTTCACCGTCAGCAGTCGTCCACCCACCTGCAGCTCCTTGCTGCGCAATTCCAGGATGTAGGTCCAGTCCTTGAGGGCCTGAGCGGTGAAACGCTGCAGGGCCTCAGCATCGCCGGAAGCCAGCACGTGGGTGTGGGTGTCCAGAGGACCCGGCGACGCACTGAGCCAGTGCATGGCCGTGGCGGAGAAGCCGAAACTCACCGTGTTCGGAGCCACAGCTGGCTCGTAGAAGCTGCGGGCGCTCACCAGCACCGTCGGTTTGGGTCCCCTGGGGATTTGCAGAGCCAGGTTCTCGGCCAGGGCCACGTTGTCGTTGCTCGGCAGGTCATTGCCGATCAGCGTCAGGTGAGCATCGGGCTGGTTGGCGTGCAGGCGGTCCAGCACCTGATGCCAGAGACCGACTGCGGTGCCACCATCGGCAGCTCCGTAATCGATCAGCACATGACTGGTTTGAGCAGTCAGTTGGTCAACACAAGTCAAGGCCCAGTCCGAGGCGGCTTCGATGCAGAGGAGAGCGCCTTCGGTCTGCGCGCTGTAACCCGTGGTCATGGCGATGGCCATCGACCTCGTCAGCGGCAGCCGTCACCGTACAGGACGCATTTGTCAGAGCTTCGTGACAGAGAGCACCTGCCTATCAAGGCTAGGCGGAGAGCAAGTCCCGCAACTGCGGTTCCAGCAGGGCAAAGGCCTTGCCGCGGTGGCCATGGGATTTTTTCTCCGTCAGCGGCATCTGAGCGAAGGTGAGCCCGGTGCCGCTCACTTCAAAAATCGGGTCGTAGCCAAAGCCGCAGTCGCCGCGGGGGGTTGTGGTGATCCAGCCATCACAATGCCCTTCCACTTCGATCAACACGCTGCCATCAGGGGAGACAACACAAAGTGCGGCACAGAACTGAGCGTCACGTTCGCTGGCGTTGCTCAGCGCCCCGAGCAGTTTTTCGATCCGTTCCGGGTCTGTGGGGGCGTAACGCGCCGAATGAACGCCTGGGGCTCCCCCCAGAGCGTTCACGCTCAACCCGGAATCATCAGCAAGGGCCCAGCTGCCTGTCATGGCGGCCACAGCCGTGGCCTTGATCCGGGCATTGGCTGCGAATGTGCTGCCGGTCTCCTCCACATCAAACCCCTGCGGCTGCGCCTGAACGTTGAGAGGTAGGTGCTGCAGCAGGCCCTGAAATTCACGGATCTTGCCGGCGTTCCCGCTGGCGATCACCAGGGTTCTCATGCGGCTTCGGCGTAACGCTTTGCCCAGGCCAGCACAGCACGGACCCGATCGCGATCCGGGGCTTCGCAGTACAGGCGCAGCAGGGGCTCCGTGCCGGAGAAGCGCAGCATCAGCCAATGGCTGGCGCCCATGCGCAGCTTGATGCCGTCTGTGGTGTTCACTTCAACCACCGCGGCACCGGCCACCTCCTGGGGTGTGGAGCTCGCCAGCAGGGTCTCCAGACGTCGTCGCGCCTCCATGTCCGGCAGCCGCAGGTCCAGCCGGTCGTAATGGCTGGCACCACTATGGCGTCGCTGCAGAGCGTCAAGTCGGCGGCCGAGGGGTTGGCCGCCTTCCACCAGCGCTTCCAGCACGAGCATCGCGGCGAACAGGGCATCCCGTTCCGGCAGATGCATGCCGAAGCCCACCCCCCCGGACTCCTCCCCACCGATCAGCACCTCACCCGTCAGCATCTCGCTGGCGATGTACTTGAACCCGACGGCTAGTTCCAGGACTTCACGGTCCTGAGCTTCTGCCACCAGGCGCATCAGATCGGAACCGCTCACAGTCTTCACCACCGTTCCAGGCAGCTGGCGGGCCCGGGCGAGATGGTCGATCAGCAGGGGCATCAGCAGCTGAGTACTGCAGAACCGACCGTTCTCATCCACGGCGGCGATGCGATCACCATCCCCATCGAAGACCAGACCCACCGCTGGTGTGCCCGCTGCCGTGGAGTGCTGAACCGCTGTGATCAGGTCGCTGAGGTATGGGGCCAGGGGTTCCGGTGGATGGCCGCCGAACAGGGGATCACGCGTGCTGCGGATCTCGTCCACCAACTCAGAGGCTTCAGGGCCGAGCAGATCGCTGACACAGCCGGCTGCAGATCCATGCATCGGGTCGACGAACACCTTCAGGTTCATCGCCTTCAGGCCCGTCACCAAAGCGGTGAGGTCCAATTTGCGACGCAATCCCTCAAGGTGCTCACCCCGCCCGTCGAAACGGCTGGTGGTCGCTGCAATGGGTGGTGTGATGCCGCCAGCCGCCAGGCGTCGCTCCACCGATGCGGTGAAGTCCCCCTCCACCGAGCCTCCGAAGGGACCTTTGATTTTCAGACCCAGCCATTCAGGGGGGTTATGGCTGGCAGTGATCACCAGGGCTCCCAGCGCTTTGCGTTCCACCACCGCCCAGCTGCAGGCAGGTGTCGGCACGGGCGTCTCGGTGAGGAGTGGCTCAAGCTCGCAGCCACGCACGGCATTGGCGATGGCTTCCGCCAGTTCCGGTGCCAGGAAGCGGCGATCGAAGCCGATGATCACCGTGCGGCTGTTCAGACCGTCTGGTGCGCGATGGGCCAGCTCCTGGGCCGCTGCAGCTGCGACTGGCAGCAACCGCTCAACGGTGATGTCCACCCCCAGGACGCCGCGCCAGCCGTCGGTGCCGAACTTGATCGGCGCGGGTATGAGGCGGAGAGGTGCTGACGCCATGGCCGAAAGGGCAATGATCAGGATTTAGCAGTTGGCAGCCGTAAGGTCGGCCCATGGGTGCCACCCCGCCTGCCGACAACGTTCTCACCGACCGGTTGCTGCGGAGCTGGCTGCGTTGTCGCCGCAGGGCCTGGCTGGATCGTCATGGTGATCCAGCCTTACGGCAGTGGACGGCGCACCGCAATCTGATGCTGGACGATCAGCAACGTTGTTTTGTGGCGTTGCTGCCCCAGAAGCCCGGCCGCGGTGAGGCGGCCTGTGCCGAGGGCGCGGATGGCGTTGTTGGACTGCGGTTCAAAGGGAAGGGCCCTGGAGGGGAAGCCCTGGAGGCCCATCCCCCGCTGCTGATGCGGGTGAGCGGTCGCAGCCGCTGGGGAGATTTCGCCTACCAGCCGGTGCTGGCTCGCCAGGGTCGACGCATGACGCGGGAACATCAGCTTCCTCTGGCGCTGATGGCGCTGCTGCTGGAGCAGGAGCAGCAGGCGCCGGTGACGGAGATGCTCGTGGTCGGTGGGGGTGGCCGCCGACTTGAGCGGGATCGGGTTGGTTTGTCCGCCGGACTCCGCAAGCAACTGGCGGATGCGTTGCGCAAGCTGAGGCTGGATCTGCAGCGGGAGGAGCCGCCTGATCTGGCAGCGGATCGCCGTAAGTGCACCCTTTGCAGTTGGCGCCAGGTCTGCAATGGCGTCGCAGCTAGCGAGGGTCACCTCAGCGAAGTGAGCGGTATCGGGGCCAAGCGTCGGGAGATGCTCCAGGAGCTCAACATCCGCGGTCTGGCTGATCTGGCTGCTGCCGATCGGGAGCAGTTGGCCACGGCCATGGAACGCTTCGGGGAACAGCACGGTGACGTCGCCCGCACCCTGGTGGCCCAGGCCCGATGCCAGCGCAGCGGCAAGCCGGAACGGCTCAGCAGCACGCCGGCTCTGCCGGAACTGATTCCTGCCCCGGGGGTGCTGCTGTACGACATCGAGTCAGATCCGGACGCTCGCCATGACTTCCTGCATGGGTTCTGGAGTCTGCCCCGCGGCAGTGATGGACGTTGGGATCTGGCTGCTGCGCGTTATCAGCCGCTGATGGTGTTGGAGGAACACGGTGAGCCCCGCTGCTGGCAGCGCATCGCGCGTTACATCAGTCGATACGACGACTGGCCGGTGCTCCACTACGGCGAAACCGAATCTCTGGCACTGCTGCGCATGGCGCAACGGCAAGGCGTATCAGAGCAGGAGCAGGCTCGGTTGCGGCGGCGATTGGTCGATGTTCATGCCCGAATTCGCCAGAACTGGCGCCTTCCTCTCAATAGCTATGGCCTGAAGTCTGTGGCCTCCTGGCGTGGTTTTCAGTGGGGCCAGAGCGGTGTGGATGGGGCCCATGCCCTGCTGTGGTGGCGCCATTGGCAGGGGGAGGGACCGGAGCGACGCGGCAGTTCCCATGCCCTGCTTTGGATCTTTCAGTACAACCGGGATGATTGCCGTGCCACCTGGGCCGTCGCCGATTGGCTTCGCCATCAGGATCAGGCTGGCGGCTCCTGAAAGGCTGCCGGCTCTGCGAGCTGTACGGTCTGGCCGGTCGGCCCCTCCACGGAGGAGTGATCAAGAAACTGGCGACGCACCAGAGCCAGCCCCAGCGCGGCTCCCGGGTGTGAAAGGGCACTGGTGATGGTGCCGGCCCGGTCGGACCCGACGTTGAGCTGATCACCGGGTTGCAGGGGCTGGTCGCTGCGCCAGCAACGCAGTTGCTGCTTCACCCCTCCCTTGCCAGTGAGTTTCGCCATCGTTTCCTGACCCAGATAACAACCTTTGTCGAGGCTGATCCGCCCTGATAAGCCCAATTCAAGGGGGTTGGTTTCACCGTTCATCTCTGCTGGGCCAGGCGGGAATCCCTGTTGCAGGCGATGGCGTTCCAGCGCATCGCTCTCCAGTTGGGTGGACGCGTTGAGCTCCGCGGGCAACGGCTGGTCCTTGTCGAGCCACAACGCCGGACCCACAGGGTCAAGTCCTTGCACACGCCGCTGACGACGCGATGCATTCAGCCGGACCCGATCGGCGGGAAAAATCACCTGATCGAAGCCGCCTCTGACGGATTCCACATCGCCAGCCAGCACGAGAACATCAGCACCGGTGGCATCAAGTCTTAGTTCCAGCAGAGCGCGAAGCCGGCCCGTGGCCGTGAGCCAGCAACTTTGCTGAAGTTCTCCGTCAACGAGGCCGGAGAGATCAGCTGTTGTCTGCCCTTGCAGAAAATCCCTGGCACCCTTGCCCTCCAGTCGCAGCAGGGGAAAGGCGTCATCCCAGTGGATGGTGGTCGTCATCGGTTGAGCTCCTCGGCGGCGCTGGACACCTCCGACAGGCGGAACAGGCTCACCAATTCCAGGTTCGCAGCAGCCACGGCTGTGGCTCCTCCCTCCTCACGGTCCACGATCGTGATGACCCGTTTGACCACGTAGCCGGCCTTTCGCAGTTGATGAACTGCTTTCAACGATGAGCCACCGGTGGTGACCACGTCCTCCAGAACGGTGATCAATGCGCCCTTCAGTGGCAATGGCCCTTCCAGCCAAGCGCCGGTGCCATGCCCCTTGGCTTGTTTCCGAACGATCAAGGCGTTCAGGGGGCGCTCGACCAGCGCCGCCGCCATCGCGACTCCACTGACCAGCGGATCAGCGCCCAGGGTCAGTCCTGCGACGGCAACGGCCTGAGCGTCGAGATGATCGAGCATGGCGCTGCTGATCAGAGCCAGACCGGATCCGCTCAAGCTGACCGGTTTGCAATTCACGTAGTGCTCGCTCTCCCGTCCGGAGGCCAGCGTGAACTGACCACGGCGGTAGGCCTCCCGCGCCAGACGCTTCAACAGGATGCGTCTGGCGTCGTGGTCGTAGCGGAACGCTGAGGTCATGGACTGGCCGCGCACACGAACAGTTCTTAGTTTGCGCTTAGCCGTGTTGAGCTCTTGGGATCCACAACACAGTTGTCTGCGCCTTGGCGGCTCGGCCTGCTTGTGGTCGGCGTTGCCACAGGCTTAGGGCCCGTTGTTGCGGCAGGCCCTGTGATGTGAACAACAACGCTGGAGGCTCCTGAGCTGTCGTCTGCAGCCACCGAGCCCGTGGAGGTCACCACCTGCGCTCCGGTGGAGACCACCAGTGAGCTGGTGGAGCGTCGCCTCTACACCTGGACCGCTTCTTACGAACGGGGTGTTGATCTGGTGCATCAGACACCGATCTGTTCGGGATCGCCGTCGCAGGTGAGGGGGGTACCCAGCTGATGGGCCTGGGGCTCCCGGATCAGACCATCATCTGGGATGCCGTGGCGACCAGCTCCACCACCCGGGCGCTGCTGGAGGAGCAGAGCTCAGCACTGCCATTGAGAACTCAGGATCTGGCCAACGGTTTCGACAGCAGCCTTGCGTTGGAGAGCATCGGTTCGGAGCAGACCCTGCAGTCCAAACCGGAATTTTTGGAGATCGACAACGCAGCCCTTCAACCCCTGTGGTAACAATCGTGTTGACCTGGGGGTCTAGCAATCTGGTGAATGCAGCGAACTCATAATTCGCCTAAGGCGAGTTCGATCCTCGCGACCCCCATTTCTTTCGACTGATGCGGTTGCCACTGCTGGCCCTGCTTCTGCTGCTGCCGGCTTTCTTCGCTGCCGCTGAAGTCGCTCTTCTGCGACTGCGCCCCAGCCGCGTTGATGTCCTCGTGGAGGAGGGCAAGGCTGGTGCAGCCTCGATTCATCGGCTGCAGCGGCGGTTGCGCCGAGCCCTGATGCTGTCTCAGTTCGGAGCGACATTGGCCCTAGTGGCCCTGGGGTGGGCTGGTCGCGGTCTTGGCCAGCGTCTCTGGCCCGATGGCACCGCAGGGGTGGTTTGGTGGGATGTCGCTCTGTTTCTGGGGCTTGTGCTGCTGGCGACCCTGCTGGCTGGATTGCTGCCCAAGGCCTGGGTGCTCAGTCGTCCGGAACCCGCCGCTCTGCGCCTGGCACCTCTGCTGGAGATGGCGATGCGCTGCCTGTCGCCGCTGCTAAACCTGCTTGAGGGCCTGGCTGCCGTCTTGCTGCGGCTTGTGGGCCTGGCGCCGAAGTGGGATGAACTGGTGCCGGCCCTCTCCGCCGGCGAGCTGGAAACCCTGGTGGAATCTGGGCGCGTCACCGGCTTGTTCCCAGATGAGCGCAACATCCTCGAGGGGGTGTTTGCCTTGCGCGACACCCAGGTCCGCGAAGTGATGGTGCCCAGGTCCGGGATGGTGACGTTGTCGGTGGATGTCCGCTTTGCCGAGATGATGGAGGCCGTGCATCACACACGTCACGCCCGATTCCCAGTGATCGGGCAGTCTCTCGATGACGTGCGCGGCGTCCTGGATCTGCGGAGGATGGCCGAACCGATCGCCCGAGGCGAGCTGCAGGCGGACTCTCCACTGGAGCCCTACCTTCAGCCAGCAGTGCGCGTTCTGGAGACAAGCACCCTGGCGGAGCTGCTGCCGATGATCCGCAGCGGCCAGCCACTGCTGCTGGTGGTCGACGAACACGGCGGCACGGAGGGCTTGGTGACGGCGGCGGATCTCACCGGGGAAATTGTGGGAGATGAGCTGCAGGAAGACCCCAAGGAGCCTGAGCTCCTGCAGGACGACGACCAACCGGGGGCTTGGTTGGCGGCTGGCGATCTTGAAATCTTTGAACTGAACCGGCAGCTAGAGCTTGACCTGCCGGAAGCCGATGATCACCACACCCTGGCTGGGTTCCTGCTGGAACGCTTGCAGCACATTCCCGCCCCTGGAGAGGCCCTGCGTTTCAACGGCGTGCAGTTTGAGATCACCGCCATGGCCGGACCCCGGATTGAACGGGTGCGACTGGTGCTCCCGGATGCGTCCGAAGCAGTGGACTGAAGCCGGATAACCTGCCCGCAATCACCCCGGCTTGTCGATGTCTCCCGACCCCATGCGTCCGGTCAAGGTCGGGGTCATCGGCATTGGAAACATGGGCTGGCATCACGCCAGGGTGCTGAGCCTCCTGAAAGATGCTGATCTTGTGGGTGTGGCTGATCCCGATGGCGATCGCGGTGCCCTGGCGGTGGAGCAATTCGGCTGCCGTTGGTTCGCTGACTACCGCACGATGCTCAGCGAGGTGGAGGCCGTTTGCATTGCCGTGCCGACCCTGCTGCACCATCCAGTCGGCCTGGCCTGCCTGGAAGCCGGTCTGCATGTGTTGATCGAGAAGCCGATCGCTGCCAGTCAGGACGAAGCAACGGCACTGATCAGTGCTGCAAACGACGCCGGCCGTCTGCTGCAGGTGGGTCACATCGAGCGCTTCAACCCCGCCTTCCGTGAGCTCACGAAAGTGGTGGCCAATGAGGAGGTGGTGGTCCTGGAGGGGCGGCGCCACAGCCCCCATGCGGACCGAGCCAACGATGTGTCAGTGGTGCTGGATCTGATGATTCACGACATCGACTTGGTGCTGGAACTGGCTCAGGCGCCGGTGGTGCGGCTCGCCGCCGCCGGAGGTCGCAGTGCCGATGGACCGATCGATTACGTCAACGCGACCCTCGGGTTTGCGAACGGTGTGGTGGCCAGTCTCACGGCCAGCAAGATGAGCCACCGCAAGATCCGCAGCCTCAGTGCGCACTGCCGTTCCAGCTTGGTCGAGACCGATTTCCTGAATCACACCCTGCATATCCACCGCCGCGCCCACGAGTGGTATTCCGCCGATCACGGTGAGTTGCTTTACAGAAACGATGGCTTTATCGAGGAGGTCAGCACCACGTCGATCGAACCTCTCTACGCCGAGCTCGAGCATTTTCTGCAGTGTGTCCGTGGCCGTGAAACGCCCGCTGTTGACGGCCTGCAGGCCTCCAGAGCACTGCGTTTGGCCGATCTGATCGAGCAGGCGGTGGAACATCCCGACATGGGTGTCCCCCTCACCGATCCGATCTAGCGACGCGGACGGCGCCCGTCAGACCAGCCCTTCCTGTTCAGCCAGTTCCCGCAGAGCCGCCACCTGCCAGCGGCGGCAGTCACCAGGAGATGCGGCATAGAACTGCCCCCAGGCTCGGGCTTTGTGCTGGCTATAGCTGGCGGCGCTCAGCGAGGGATGCGTCTGTTGCCAGCCCACACGCACGGAGTGGCCAATCACCACATCCAACGCCAGGTCGTCATCGAAGTGCACCTCCGGGTTGGCTTCCACGAAGGCCATCAGAGACAAGAGGCACTCCGTACAGAGCTGTCGATATTCCGGCGCCTGGATTCGGCTGAGCAGATGCTCCACCAACGTGGCGAAGTTCTTTTCCCCCGCAGTTTTCTCGAGGATCAGGCGGCTGTTCAGTCGATTGCGGCGTTCCAGCTTGTCGCCGACCACCAGGCCGCGGCAGTGGTGCAACAACGACCAGATGCCGGCATAAAAATCCCTGGGCACCTTCTGCAGTGAACCAAGACGGATGCGGTGCTGCAGCCAGTCGCCGCCGCTGGGGGGCTGGTCAATGGGATCCGGCACCTTCCACTGCACCCGGCCGGTGACATGCAGCTGCTCACCGCGCTGCAGGGCAGCCCTGGCATGTTCAACATCGCTGAGGAGTTGTCGCAGCCGATCCCGGATCCGATGCGGTGAGCTGCTGCACAACGCTTCAAAGGCCTCGTCCTGGCTGAGCTGATCCTCTGCCGCCAGTTCAGAGGTGAGCAGCAGCAGCAGTTGACTGAGCTGCAGGGTGAGGATCCCTTTCAGCAGCCCGGGATCGCGCCGGGCCACGCCGTCCAGGGCCAGCAGCAGCTCCTGCTCAAGCATCCGCTCGCGTCCGTCCACCCCGCTGGTGCGTGCGATCCGTTCGGCGATGGCGCTGCTGTCTAGGGGGTGGCTGAGCCGTGCATCAGCGGTGTAGTTGCGGCCCACGACCACCTGTTTCTGACGCACCAGCAGATCGGTCAGGGCATCCTCCAGTTGGGGATGGACCATGCCCATCGCACCGGCGCAGCGCCGCACCACACTCCAGTCCTGGCAGCGCAGTCCGCGGTGGTACACCTCCTCCAGCAACTGCTGAATCGTCACGCTGCGGCCGTGCGGACTGGTTTCAAGGGCCTTGGCTCCGAAGCGGCGTTGCAGCAGGTCCAGAACGTCGGCCTGTTCATGCAGCGACTGGGTGTTCCACAACCTCCTCCGCAGGACGTCCGCGTCGGTTTCGTCGAGCTCCTGTTCTTCAGCGGCCGTGAGATCGCGGAGGTCGGTGGCGTCCTGTAGCAGAGAGGATCGGCTCGGCTCCAGGGCCGTCGGCTCAGTGTCGGCCCCCCCCTCTCGCAGGGTCACCCAACTGGCCTGAATGGCCAGCTGTTTCAGTTGGTCGAACTGCACAGGGATGTCCCCGATGCGGCCGCTGAGCAGCGTTTGTCCCAGCTGCAGGAACACCTCGGGATGATGCTGGAAGGATTCATCGCTGACGGGGATCAACAGCAGCGGCAGCCCGGGACCACGCCAGTGACGCTTCAACAGATGGAGTTCATCCACCACGCTGTCCTCCAACTGAAGCGGGTCATCGGCCAGGTAGCTGATGCCGTCCTCCAGCACCGCCGTCGTGAAGGCCAGGGTCTGTTCCCCCAGGCGGTACAGCCGTGCGGTGTCTTCGGTTTCGGTGCGCTGCACCGGTTTGCCACTCAGGCCGAGCCTCGGATTGGCCCCGATAGAGCTCCACCGGGTTGCCAGGGCATCCGAGGGCTGGATTGTGATCCCATCACCACTGTCCAGCGGTAGGCCGGCATCGATCAGGGCCTGCCTGACGAAGGTTGTCTCTGCAGCGAAGGCCACCAGCACGGCATCAGCTCCGAGCGCCATGGCCTGTCGCCGCTCGCACGGATCAAGATCCTCTGGGGTGATCAACCCCTCCAGCAGCATTTCGCCCAGCCAGGCCAGGCTTTGCGTCCAGATCAGGGGGAGATTGCTGTTGGCCTGGCGAGGTTGGCTGCCGGGCTGTCTCCGTTCCGCTTCGACCCGATCAGCGGCCACCTGATACAGCTCGGGGTAAAGCGCTTCCCCATCCCGATGCACGGCCAGGGTTGTCAGCTTGTCCTGCCAGGAGCGGGCATCCTGCCAGCGTTCCTCGCAGCAGGCGGTGACCAGTTCAAAGGCCAGAAACAGCGGCCATTCCGATTCGATCCCTTCGAACTGGGCGAGCTCCTCCGGTTCGTAGTGAAGACGATTGATGTCTTCCACGGCGGTTTGATGGCCATCCCGGAGAAAGCGTTTGTAGCCATAGGTGCCTCCCAGTTCCCGTCGCACCCGGCGCAGGGTCCGCTGCAACAGGTCCTGGTTTTCGATGGCCCAGGCCGGGAAGCCCACCACCGACAGGCAAGCGCTGTCGGCTTCCTTGCTGGCGGATTCCCGCGGCAGCAGGCTTTCGAGCGCCCGCCGCAGACGAACCACAGCTCCCTGGGGGATGAGCAGTTGGCACGTCCCATCGCCGTGGACTTCGAAGAGGTCGAGGCCTTCCAGGGCCTCCAGAGCGGCTTTCGCCATGCCGATGGAGCTGGAATTGCGTTCGGGCAAGCCGTTGTTGCCTTTGTCGCCCCGTTCCCAGATGCCGTAATCAGGGGTTCGATACGCCCGGGCGACGTAATACACGAGGTTCTGAATGAAATCCACCTCATCCCGGCTCTGGATCACGGTGCAGCCACCGCGGGTGAGTTGAGCCAGCTGGAGCAGAAACAGGGAGGTGGCATCGAGTTGCAGATGTCCCCAGGCGTCATCCGCCACCACCGGATCACCGCTGCTGCTGTCGTACTTCGCGTGCAGAGCGTCGAGAGGATCGAGGCTCACTTTGAAGCGCTCCACCTTCCCGGCCTGGCGGAGCATGGCTCGCAGCAACCCCCGCATCAGCGCGATCACCCGTTGCTCGAGCTCCCAGGCCCGCCGGTCGTGGGCTCCATGGCGGCGACGGTGGGCCATGGCCAGAGCCCAGACGCACTGCACGGAGTAGACACAGTCCCGCACCCAGGCATCGCCGTAGTTGCCGTGAACCGTGTGGGCGGTGCTGGCGGGCAGCAAACCACTAATTGGGTCCTGGCGTTGCAGCACCACCTGCTCAATCGAATGATCGAGCCGAGCCAGGACTGAATCGCGATGATCTTGATCCTGTTGGGTCTGTGTTGCCGTCACCACCATGACCCGTCTTGTC is a window of Synechococcus sp. A15-24 DNA encoding:
- a CDS encoding glycoside hydrolase family 15 protein, translated to MVVTATQTQQDQDHRDSVLARLDHSIEQVVLQRQDPISGLLPASTAHTVHGNYGDAWVRDCVYSVQCVWALAMAHRRRHGAHDRRAWELEQRVIALMRGLLRAMLRQAGKVERFKVSLDPLDALHAKYDSSSGDPVVADDAWGHLQLDATSLFLLQLAQLTRGGCTVIQSRDEVDFIQNLVYYVARAYRTPDYGIWERGDKGNNGLPERNSSSIGMAKAALEALEGLDLFEVHGDGTCQLLIPQGAVVRLRRALESLLPRESASKEADSACLSVVGFPAWAIENQDLLQRTLRRVRRELGGTYGYKRFLRDGHQTAVEDINRLHYEPEELAQFEGIESEWPLFLAFELVTACCEERWQDARSWQDKLTTLAVHRDGEALYPELYQVAADRVEAERRQPGSQPRQANSNLPLIWTQSLAWLGEMLLEGLITPEDLDPCERRQAMALGADAVLVAFAAETTFVRQALIDAGLPLDSGDGITIQPSDALATRWSSIGANPRLGLSGKPVQRTETEDTARLYRLGEQTLAFTTAVLEDGISYLADDPLQLEDSVVDELHLLKRHWRGPGLPLLLIPVSDESFQHHPEVFLQLGQTLLSGRIGDIPVQFDQLKQLAIQASWVTLREGGADTEPTALEPSRSSLLQDATDLRDLTAAEEQELDETDADVLRRRLWNTQSLHEQADVLDLLQRRFGAKALETSPHGRSVTIQQLLEEVYHRGLRCQDWSVVRRCAGAMGMVHPQLEDALTDLLVRQKQVVVGRNYTADARLSHPLDSSAIAERIARTSGVDGRERMLEQELLLALDGVARRDPGLLKGILTLQLSQLLLLLTSELAAEDQLSQDEAFEALCSSSPHRIRDRLRQLLSDVEHARAALQRGEQLHVTGRVQWKVPDPIDQPPSGGDWLQHRIRLGSLQKVPRDFYAGIWSLLHHCRGLVVGDKLERRNRLNSRLILEKTAGEKNFATLVEHLLSRIQAPEYRQLCTECLLSLMAFVEANPEVHFDDDLALDVVIGHSVRVGWQQTHPSLSAASYSQHKARAWGQFYAASPGDCRRWQVAALRELAEQEGLV